GCGAGCGTCTCGCCCCAGCCCGTCAGCAGCGGGATCTGGGTCCGGCGCAGCCGGGCCAGCGTCTGCTCCAGCGCGAGACAGTGGTCCGCGGCGGCGCTCGTGCCCACCCGGTCGAGTTGAGAGGTCATCGGGTTGCTCCTGTGGCGGTGGCGGCCGACCGGCTGCGCCGGACCGCCGAGATGCGACGGGGGACGGGGGGCGCGCACACGCCCCGGTAGGCGGCTTCGGTCGCCGCGGCGACGCGGTCCCAGCCGTAGTGGGCCTCGGCCCGGCGACGTCCGGCCGCGCCGAACGCGCTCCGGCCGGCCGGGTCGGCCAGCAGCGCGGTCACGGCGCCGGCCAGCGCGTCCGGGTCGCCCGGCGGCACCAGGCGGCCGGTGCGGCCCTCGGCGACCGTGTCGAGGTGCCCGCCGACGGCGCTGGCCACGACCGGCCGCGCGCAGGCCATGGCCTCCAGCGGGACGATGCCGAACGGCTCGTAGTGCGGCGGGCAGAGCACCAGGTCGGCGCTGCGGAACAGGGCCGGCATCCGGCTCCGCTCGACGCCGCCGAGCAGCACGAACCGGTCGGCCAGCCCCAGCGACGCGGCCAGCGCCCGCAGCCGCTGCGCCTCGGGGTCGGCGTCCAGCCGGTCGGCGGGCGGACCACCGGCCAGCACCAGCTCGGCGTCGGGGATCGACGTCAGCGCGCGCAGGGCGACGTCGGCGCCCTTGCGCCGGACCAGCCGGCCGACCTGCAGCAGCCGCGGCCGCCCGGACCGCGGCTCGACCGGCCCGGCCGGGGCGAACGCGGTGACGTCCACCCCGCACGGCACGACCTGCAGCCGGCCGGCCGGGATCCCGAGCGCGCGCAGCTCGCGCACCTCGTCGGTGCAGGTCGCGATCGTCGTGGCGACGCTGTGCCCGATCGTCGTCTCGTACTCGACCC
This genomic window from Cryptosporangium phraense contains:
- a CDS encoding glycosyltransferase, producing MRISLVSEHASPLAVLGEVDAGGQNVHVASLAVALAERGHQVTVHTRRDDPALPETMPFAPGVTVHHVTAGPASVIPKDDLLPYMPTFGAELARFWRTSEPDVVHAHFWMSGLAALAGARDFPGLPVVQTFHALGSVKRRHQGDDDTSPPDRVEYETTIGHSVATTIATCTDEVRELRALGIPAGRLQVVPCGVDVTAFAPAGPVEPRSGRPRLLQVGRLVRRKGADVALRALTSIPDAELVLAGGPPADRLDADPEAQRLRALAASLGLADRFVLLGGVERSRMPALFRSADLVLCPPHYEPFGIVPLEAMACARPVVASAVGGHLDTVAEGRTGRLVPPGDPDALAGAVTALLADPAGRSAFGAAGRRRAEAHYGWDRVAAATEAAYRGVCAPPVPRRISAVRRSRSAATATGATR